The following are encoded together in the Deltaproteobacteria bacterium genome:
- a CDS encoding Gldg family protein, translated as MHTIWNIAKKEFKDYFITPIAYIYLITFLVVTTWLFLRSFFLAGQGSLRGFFALMPWIYLFFVPAITMGKWSEERKQGTIELLFTLPISKKNILIGKFMAGLGLLTTALLLTFPLPITVSLISKLDWGPVIGGYLGLLFMGGAYMAIGLWISSLTNNQIIAFIVGVVACFVLFIIGEPLVTTGLSPLTVSLLQYLGLGTHFESIGRGVVDSRDVIYYLSVISLFLFFNLKSLEGRSKERWILILAILIGAATLNLLASRHFARLDLTKQKNYTLAPATKEILKNLDDVVTIRLYFTPDLPPALTNVRRDVEDMLAEYKTYAGSHLKVEYYNPQSSPAMEQKVQAMGIPSIELNVIQKDKQEVQKIYLGMTLSFASRQEVLAVIQNTGNLEYRLDAGMTKIVQVKKPVLSWWGPATASMSGQKEAKKEGYDILIERLRQRYEIRAYSPQDTPKANIDEMPILLMVVPDTLSDAQKKFFADYLANGGKAIVLAERVSVSKEGLKPTLKENPMSDIFKEYGIEVGKEIVLDRSSATATFTGGVVSYHIPYPFWVKIIPVNFNPTQPVVSELGLIILPWPSPVRLLQPLPEGVSESILFKTTQYGMTANANPALPLDPQNAQTAMSQGKPEVIPLGVMLTQKKKEGPTTQLVVVGDSAFVQNQFLELFEENIVFVENAVDAFSTGNQLLGVRTKGNAATSILVLTEAQRTGLRFINILLSPLLLIGLGATIFLWRRKALKL; from the coding sequence ATGCATACGATCTGGAACATCGCAAAAAAGGAATTCAAAGATTATTTCATCACACCGATTGCCTACATCTATCTGATCACTTTTCTCGTGGTGACAACGTGGCTCTTTCTGCGCAGTTTTTTTCTTGCGGGGCAGGGAAGTCTCAGAGGATTTTTCGCGCTGATGCCGTGGATCTATCTTTTTTTCGTGCCCGCTATCACGATGGGGAAATGGTCGGAGGAGAGAAAACAGGGCACCATTGAACTGCTCTTCACCCTGCCGATCTCGAAAAAAAATATCCTGATCGGCAAATTCATGGCCGGGTTGGGTTTGCTGACGACAGCATTGCTTCTTACTTTTCCTCTTCCCATCACCGTTTCTCTGATCAGCAAACTCGACTGGGGTCCCGTGATCGGAGGCTATCTGGGATTGCTCTTCATGGGCGGGGCCTACATGGCCATTGGTCTTTGGATTTCATCGCTGACGAATAACCAGATTATTGCTTTCATTGTGGGAGTGGTTGCCTGCTTTGTTCTCTTCATCATCGGAGAGCCGCTGGTCACAACGGGACTCTCACCGCTGACGGTTTCTCTTCTGCAATATCTCGGCTTGGGAACACACTTTGAATCAATCGGTCGCGGTGTGGTTGATAGTCGTGATGTTATTTATTATCTCTCCGTCATCTCCCTCTTTCTCTTTTTTAATCTGAAATCTTTGGAAGGGCGTTCTAAGGAACGATGGATTTTAATCTTGGCGATTTTAATTGGCGCGGCAACTCTCAATTTGCTTGCCTCGCGCCATTTTGCTCGGCTCGATCTGACGAAACAAAAAAATTATACTCTGGCTCCGGCCACCAAAGAAATTTTGAAAAATCTGGATGATGTTGTGACGATCCGTCTCTATTTTACACCGGACCTCCCTCCTGCCCTCACCAATGTCCGTCGTGATGTGGAGGACATGCTCGCCGAATATAAAACCTATGCGGGCAGTCATCTAAAAGTGGAATATTACAATCCCCAATCGAGCCCCGCCATGGAACAGAAGGTGCAGGCGATGGGAATTCCATCAATCGAATTAAACGTCATCCAAAAAGATAAACAGGAAGTTCAGAAAATTTATCTGGGGATGACACTTAGCTTTGCCTCGCGACAGGAAGTTTTGGCGGTGATTCAGAATACCGGCAATCTGGAATACCGGCTTGATGCCGGCATGACTAAAATTGTTCAGGTCAAAAAACCCGTTTTGAGTTGGTGGGGTCCCGCAACAGCGTCCATGTCGGGGCAAAAAGAAGCAAAAAAAGAGGGATATGATATTTTGATTGAGCGGTTAAGACAGCGTTATGAAATCCGCGCTTACTCACCGCAAGATACTCCGAAAGCAAACATTGACGAGATGCCAATTCTTCTCATGGTTGTTCCCGACACTTTGTCCGACGCACAGAAAAAGTTTTTTGCCGACTATCTTGCAAACGGGGGAAAAGCGATTGTACTTGCGGAACGGGTTTCAGTTTCAAAGGAAGGACTCAAACCAACGCTTAAAGAAAATCCGATGAGCGATATTTTCAAAGAATATGGAATCGAGGTCGGCAAAGAAATTGTCTTGGATCGCTCCAGTGCTACGGCCACCTTCACGGGCGGCGTTGTCAGTTATCATATCCCCTATCCTTTCTGGGTGAAAATTATTCCGGTCAATTTTAATCCGACACAACCGGTGGTTTCGGAGCTTGGTTTGATTATTCTCCCGTGGCCCAGTCCCGTTCGACTCTTACAGCCCCTCCCTGAAGGAGTTTCTGAATCGATTCTTTTCAAAACAACCCAATACGGGATGACGGCAAACGCAAATCCGGCGCTACCGCTTGATCCGCAAAATGCTCAGACTGCAATGTCACAGGGAAAACCGGAGGTAATTCCACTGGGAGTCATGCTGACTCAAAAGAAAAAAGAGGGACCCACGACGCAACTGGTTGTGGTGGGAGATAGTGCTTTTGTACAAAACCAGTTTTTGGAATTATTCGAGGAGAACATTGTCTTCGTCGAAAATGCGGTCGATGCATTTTCAACAGGCAACCAGCTTTTGGGGGTAAGAACCAAGGGAAATGCGGCCACTTCCATTCTTGTGCTGACAGAGGCACAACGCACGGGTCTCCGGTTCATTAACATTCTCCTAAGCCCTCTTTTGCTGATCGGGTTGGGGGCTACAATTTTTCTTTGGAGGAGAAAAGCCTTAAAATTATGA
- a CDS encoding clan AA aspartic protease, which yields MFQLINKEGLYCAEAQLPFKNQNQNEKVELVFDTGAALTIVDTTIIDFLGYSSRDAFRISNLDGAAGRSKGYLIEIPTFRCFGFEMTEFEIACHDMNSKLGVAGVLGMNFLRNFRMDINYNTGEIHSIILSSLQKDN from the coding sequence ATGTTCCAACTCATCAATAAAGAGGGTTTGTATTGTGCGGAAGCACAACTGCCTTTCAAAAATCAGAATCAGAACGAAAAAGTGGAATTGGTTTTTGACACAGGTGCGGCTTTAACGATTGTCGATACAACCATTATTGATTTTCTTGGTTATTCAAGCCGAGACGCTTTTAGGATATCCAATCTGGATGGTGCCGCTGGACGTTCCAAAGGATATCTTATAGAAATACCTACGTTTCGTTGTTTTGGATTTGAAATGACCGAATTCGAAATTGCCTGTCACGATATGAACAGCAAATTGGGTGTAGCAGGAGTTTTGGGAATGAATTTTCTCAGGAACTTCAGAATGGACATCAATTACAATACGGGTGAAATCCACTCGATCATTCTTTCTTCATTACAAAAAGATAATTAA
- a CDS encoding MFS transporter produces MNRKALTSIFLVIFIDLLGFGILIPILPYYAKSYGASATVLGFLMMSYSAMQFLFSPLWGKLSDKFGRRPILLTTILGIAISMLFLGLAKTLAGLFLSRLLAGFFGANIATASAYIADNTPPSSRAKGMGMIGAAFGLGFLFGPAIGGFLSQWGYALPAFVASGLAFFNFFFTFAILKEPPLSESVRFDHRHSVDRQHFLKILANKKTFQPILLFFLVTLAMAQLETTFALFVLDRFHLQATSAGYLLAAMAIVMVLIQGGGIGRLARILGETKLVIIGSFVAGVALISAGYAFDLSIFTTSLIIYAVGYAIVNPSLLSLVSQGADPRQQGVTMGVYQSAGSLARIAGPIFAGLLFDRLGIHYPLLVASGFFGLTFLIAITRL; encoded by the coding sequence ATGAACCGCAAGGCGCTCACCTCTATCTTTCTTGTTATCTTCATCGATCTTTTGGGATTTGGAATTTTGATACCCATTCTTCCCTACTACGCCAAGTCCTACGGGGCATCCGCAACGGTGTTGGGTTTCCTCATGATGAGCTATTCAGCGATGCAGTTTCTCTTTTCTCCGCTTTGGGGAAAACTTTCGGACAAATTTGGACGACGCCCCATTTTGCTCACCACCATTTTAGGCATTGCCATCTCTATGCTTTTTCTGGGTCTTGCAAAAACACTGGCCGGTCTTTTTTTAAGCCGCCTCTTGGCCGGATTTTTTGGAGCCAATATCGCCACAGCCTCCGCCTATATCGCCGACAACACGCCTCCTTCCAGCCGTGCAAAAGGAATGGGAATGATCGGTGCCGCTTTCGGACTTGGTTTTCTTTTTGGACCGGCCATCGGAGGATTTCTGTCCCAGTGGGGTTATGCGCTTCCCGCTTTTGTGGCAAGCGGTCTTGCCTTTTTCAATTTCTTTTTCACGTTTGCCATTTTAAAGGAGCCACCGCTTTCCGAATCGGTCCGTTTTGATCATCGCCATTCTGTTGACCGTCAACATTTTTTAAAAATTCTGGCGAACAAGAAAACATTCCAACCCATTCTTCTTTTCTTCCTCGTGACTCTGGCGATGGCACAACTTGAAACAACTTTCGCTCTTTTTGTTCTTGATCGCTTTCATCTTCAGGCTACATCCGCCGGTTATCTTCTGGCCGCCATGGCCATTGTGATGGTGTTGATTCAGGGCGGAGGAATCGGGCGTCTTGCCCGTATTTTGGGCGAAACAAAACTGGTTATTATTGGCAGTTTCGTGGCAGGTGTTGCGCTGATCAGCGCCGGCTACGCTTTTGATCTCTCCATCTTTACGACCAGCCTGATTATTTATGCCGTTGGTTACGCTATTGTGAACCCTTCCCTGTTGAGTCTTGTGTCACAAGGCGCTGATCCACGACAACAAGGCGTTACCATGGGAGTCTATCAATCCGCCGGAAGTCTCGCGCGCATTGCGGGCCCCATTTTCGCGGGCCTGCTTTTTGACCGCTTGGGTATTCATTACCCCCTGCTCGTCGCTTCGGGATTTTTCGGACTGACTTTCCTGATTGCCATAACAAGGCTATAA